Proteins from one Thermobifida alba genomic window:
- a CDS encoding class I SAM-dependent methyltransferase encodes MREITAWEAMVRENPDHSRWYVERFRSMAAQGRDLAGEARMVDAMLERGSRVLDAGCGPGRVGGELVARGHRVVGVDIDPYLVDAARKDHPDGDWRVGDLAELDLVERGEEPFDAVVCAGNVMTFLAPGTEVEVLRRMGAQVRSEGRVVVGFGAGRGYPFERFFDDVAEAGLVTDLRLATWDLRPFTADSEFLVAVLRRADDAPAG; translated from the coding sequence ATGAGAGAGATCACCGCCTGGGAGGCCATGGTGCGGGAGAATCCCGACCACTCCCGCTGGTACGTGGAACGCTTCCGGAGCATGGCCGCGCAGGGACGGGACCTGGCGGGCGAGGCCCGCATGGTCGACGCGATGCTGGAACGCGGGTCACGGGTCCTGGACGCGGGCTGCGGACCGGGGCGCGTCGGCGGCGAACTGGTCGCGCGGGGGCACCGCGTGGTGGGCGTGGACATCGACCCCTACCTGGTCGACGCGGCCCGCAAGGACCACCCGGACGGCGACTGGCGGGTAGGTGACCTGGCCGAACTCGACCTGGTGGAACGGGGTGAGGAGCCCTTCGACGCCGTGGTCTGCGCGGGCAACGTGATGACCTTCCTGGCGCCCGGAACCGAGGTGGAGGTGCTGCGCAGGATGGGCGCCCAGGTGCGGTCGGAGGGCCGGGTGGTGGTGGGCTTCGGCGCGGGCCGCGGCTACCCGTTCGAGCGGTTCTTCGACGACGTGGCGGAGGCCGGACTGGTCACCGACCTGCGGCTGGCGACCTGGGACCTGCGGCCCTTCACCGCCGACTCCGAGTTCCTGGTGGCCGTCCTGCGGCGCGCGGACGACGCGCCGGCCGGCTGA
- a CDS encoding EamA family transporter: protein MTDDPRGRSTPGPLFRAAALARSAGAAIPPTWLVGVSILSVQLGAGVAKNLFAVLPPGAVVWLRLLSSVLVLLVFARPALRGHTRSDWLVAAAFGASLATMNYAIYESFARIPLGVAVTIEFLGPLAVAVAGSRRWRDLVWVALAGTGVALLGWGEGGVTLAGAAFAVLAGAAWAAYILLSAATGRRFPGASGLTAASVVGALLIAPIGIGQGGADLLEPKVLLFGLVVGLLSSTIPYSLELRALRRIPPRVFGILMSLEPAAAALVGLVVLGEFLTAAQWAAVACVVAASVGATRSARA, encoded by the coding sequence ATGACCGACGACCCTCGTGGACGGTCCACGCCGGGACCGCTCTTCCGTGCCGCGGCGCTGGCCCGCTCCGCGGGCGCCGCCATCCCGCCGACCTGGCTGGTCGGGGTGAGCATCCTGTCGGTGCAGCTCGGCGCGGGCGTGGCCAAGAACCTGTTCGCGGTGCTGCCGCCCGGCGCCGTCGTCTGGCTGCGCCTGCTCTCCTCGGTCCTGGTGCTGCTGGTCTTCGCCCGCCCCGCGCTGCGTGGCCACACCCGCTCCGACTGGCTGGTGGCGGCCGCCTTCGGGGCGTCTCTGGCGACCATGAACTACGCCATCTACGAGTCGTTCGCGCGCATCCCGCTGGGGGTGGCGGTGACCATCGAGTTCCTGGGGCCGCTGGCGGTGGCGGTGGCGGGGTCGCGCCGCTGGCGGGACCTGGTGTGGGTGGCGCTGGCCGGGACGGGAGTGGCGCTGCTGGGCTGGGGCGAGGGCGGGGTGACCCTCGCGGGGGCGGCGTTCGCGGTGCTGGCGGGGGCTGCCTGGGCCGCCTACATCCTGCTCAGCGCGGCCACCGGCCGCCGCTTCCCCGGCGCCTCCGGACTGACCGCGGCCTCCGTGGTCGGCGCGCTGCTGATCGCCCCGATCGGGATCGGCCAGGGGGGCGCGGACCTGCTCGAACCGAAGGTGCTGCTGTTCGGGCTGGTCGTGGGTCTGCTGTCCTCGACGATCCCCTACTCCCTGGAGTTGCGGGCGCTGCGCCGCATCCCGCCGCGGGTGTTCGGCATCCTGATGAGCCTGGAACCGGCCGCCGCCGCGCTGGTGGGCCTGGTGGTGCTGGGCGAGTTCCTCACCGCCGCCCAGTGGGCCGCGGTGGCCTGCGTGGTCGCCGCCAGCGTGGGCGCGACCCGCTCCGCGCGGGCCTGA
- a CDS encoding long-chain-fatty-acid--CoA ligase codes for MQLSLATILAEAARRYPERTALIADGTRISYAALWQESLRHAGALRSLGVSPGDRVALLAGNVADFVRCYYGILAAGGSVVTIPPMLSPKEVAFLLADTGARLVLAQSLFAELARAAVDGDGAEVRTVGEPHRPDALEPLLSSSEPLPSYVSRSPDDIAVIFYTSGTTGVPKGALLTHLNLVMNATVNAFDVHPMSGEDVVMGSLPLFHTFGQSVALNTTFRVGGTLILQERFDPDQAIRMMHEYGATIFDGVPTMFVRLAEAAANHTELPDLRFCVSGGASLPEVVLRRFEEAFSTTVYEGYGLSETSPTASTNQTLYGARAGSVGHPIWGVEVEIARAEIDDRIELLPRGEQGEIVIRGHNVFVGYLNRPEATAEAVVDGWFRTGDIGFIDDDGFIHIVDRKKDLIIRGGFNVYPREVEEVLLRFPGISQVAVIGVPDAELGEEVCAVVVPEQEGSVDPAELQSWARERLGKHKYPRRVEIVTELPLGPSLKVLKRELRTRFGGKS; via the coding sequence ATGCAACTCTCACTCGCCACGATCCTGGCCGAGGCCGCGCGTCGGTACCCCGAACGGACCGCGCTCATCGCCGACGGCACCCGGATCTCCTACGCGGCCCTGTGGCAGGAGTCCCTGCGCCACGCGGGCGCGCTGCGCTCCCTGGGAGTGTCCCCCGGCGACCGCGTCGCCCTGCTCGCGGGCAACGTCGCCGACTTCGTGCGCTGCTACTACGGCATCCTCGCGGCGGGCGGCAGCGTGGTGACCATCCCGCCGATGCTCAGCCCCAAAGAGGTCGCCTTCCTGCTCGCCGACACCGGGGCGCGCCTGGTCCTGGCGCAGAGCCTGTTCGCCGAACTGGCCCGCGCCGCCGTCGACGGGGACGGCGCCGAGGTGCGCACCGTCGGAGAGCCGCACCGCCCCGACGCCCTGGAGCCGCTCCTGTCCTCCAGCGAGCCGCTGCCCTCCTACGTCTCCCGCTCCCCCGACGACATCGCCGTGATCTTCTACACCAGCGGCACCACGGGAGTCCCCAAGGGCGCCCTGCTGACCCACCTCAACCTGGTGATGAACGCCACCGTCAACGCGTTCGACGTGCACCCCATGAGCGGCGAGGACGTCGTCATGGGCTCCCTGCCGCTGTTCCACACCTTCGGCCAGTCGGTGGCCCTCAACACCACCTTCCGGGTCGGCGGCACCCTGATCCTGCAGGAGCGCTTCGACCCGGACCAGGCGATCCGGATGATGCACGAGTACGGCGCCACCATCTTCGACGGCGTGCCCACCATGTTCGTCCGCCTCGCCGAGGCCGCGGCCAACCACACCGAACTGCCCGACCTGCGCTTCTGCGTCTCCGGCGGCGCCTCCCTGCCCGAGGTGGTGCTGCGCCGGTTCGAGGAGGCGTTCTCCACCACCGTCTACGAGGGCTACGGCCTCTCGGAGACCTCGCCCACGGCCAGCACCAACCAGACCCTCTACGGCGCCCGGGCCGGCTCGGTCGGCCACCCGATCTGGGGCGTGGAGGTGGAGATCGCCCGCGCCGAGATCGACGACCGCATCGAGCTGCTGCCCCGGGGCGAGCAGGGCGAGATCGTGATCCGCGGCCACAACGTCTTCGTCGGCTACCTCAACCGTCCGGAGGCCACCGCGGAGGCGGTCGTCGACGGCTGGTTCCGCACCGGCGACATCGGCTTCATCGACGACGACGGCTTCATCCACATCGTGGACCGCAAGAAGGACCTGATCATCCGCGGCGGCTTCAACGTCTACCCGCGCGAGGTGGAGGAGGTCCTGCTGCGGTTCCCGGGGATTTCCCAGGTCGCGGTGATCGGGGTGCCCGACGCCGAACTGGGTGAGGAGGTCTGCGCGGTGGTGGTGCCCGAGCAGGAGGGCTCCGTCGACCCCGCCGAACTCCAGTCCTGGGCGCGCGAACGCCTGGGCAAGCACAAGTACCCGCGCAGAGTGGAGATCGTGACCGAGCTTCCACTGGGTCCGAGCCTCAAGGTACTCAAGCGTGAACTGCGTACGCGCTTCGGGGGAAAGAGTTAA
- the tkt gene encoding transketolase: MNTGTPKTLDWSDLDRRTVDVVRALAMDAVEEAGSGHPGTAMSLAPAAYLLFQKVMRHDPSEPTWVGRDRFVLSCGHSSLTLYIQLYLAGYGLSLEDIKRLRQWGSLTPGHPEYGHTAGVETTTGPLGQGIGNAVGMAMAARRERGLFDPDAAVGESPFDHYIYALCSDGDVQEGVSHEASALAGTQKLGNLIVIWDDNRISIEDDTQIAFTEDVVARYAAYGWHVQEVDWVGEDGYHEDVEALYAAIRAAQAETERPSFIRLRTIIGWPSPNKQNTGGIHGAALGAEEVAATKRVMGLNPDARFDVPEELLEHARGAVARGRAARQEWENALAEWRSGAGERAELFDRLSAGTLPEGWEKAIPTFEPGGKGVATRSASGSVLSAIAPVLPELWGGSADLAGSNNTTPKGEPSFIPEERSTKAFSGHRYGRVLHFGVREHGMGAILNGIALHGPTRPYGGTFLVFSDYMRPAVRLAALMKLPVTYVWTHDSIGLGEDGPTHQPVEHLWSLRAIPGLAVVRPADANETAVAWRTILERGDGPAALALTRQAVPVLDRSELASAELTARGGYVLAEASDGRPQAIIIATGSEVQIALEARSRLEESGTPTRVVSMPCLEWFNEQDDAYRQQVLPPSVRVRVSVEAGVALGWRELIGEHGESVSLEHFGASAPYATLYEQFGITSDRVVAAVHASVAKLGGDRGSTTGN; the protein is encoded by the coding sequence GTGAACACCGGCACCCCGAAGACCCTGGACTGGTCGGATCTGGACCGACGCACCGTGGACGTGGTCCGTGCCCTGGCGATGGATGCGGTCGAGGAGGCGGGCTCCGGCCACCCCGGCACCGCGATGAGCCTCGCTCCCGCAGCCTACCTGCTGTTCCAGAAGGTGATGCGGCACGACCCGAGCGAGCCGACGTGGGTCGGCCGGGACCGCTTCGTCCTGTCCTGCGGCCACTCCAGCCTGACCCTCTACATCCAGCTCTACCTGGCCGGCTACGGCCTGAGCCTGGAGGACATCAAACGGCTGCGCCAGTGGGGCAGCCTCACCCCCGGCCACCCCGAGTACGGTCACACCGCCGGGGTGGAGACCACCACCGGCCCCCTGGGGCAGGGCATCGGCAACGCGGTCGGCATGGCCATGGCCGCCCGCCGTGAGCGGGGCCTGTTCGACCCCGACGCCGCCGTCGGGGAGAGCCCCTTCGACCACTACATCTACGCCCTGTGCTCCGACGGCGACGTCCAGGAGGGCGTCAGCCACGAGGCGAGCGCCCTGGCGGGCACCCAGAAGCTCGGCAACCTCATCGTCATCTGGGACGACAACCGCATCTCCATCGAGGACGACACCCAGATCGCGTTCACCGAGGACGTGGTCGCCCGCTACGCCGCCTACGGCTGGCACGTCCAGGAGGTCGACTGGGTCGGCGAGGACGGCTACCACGAGGACGTGGAGGCGCTGTACGCGGCCATCCGCGCCGCCCAGGCGGAGACGGAGCGCCCCTCCTTCATCCGGCTGCGCACCATCATCGGCTGGCCCTCGCCGAACAAGCAGAACACCGGCGGGATCCACGGCGCCGCGCTGGGCGCCGAGGAGGTCGCCGCCACCAAGCGGGTCATGGGCCTCAACCCGGACGCGCGCTTCGACGTGCCCGAGGAGCTGCTGGAGCACGCCCGCGGCGCGGTGGCGCGGGGCCGCGCCGCCCGCCAGGAGTGGGAGAACGCCCTGGCCGAGTGGCGCAGCGGCGCCGGCGAACGCGCCGAGCTGTTCGACCGCCTGTCGGCGGGCACCCTCCCGGAGGGCTGGGAGAAGGCGATCCCGACCTTCGAGCCCGGCGGCAAGGGCGTGGCCACCCGCAGCGCCTCGGGCAGCGTGCTGAGCGCGATCGCGCCGGTGCTGCCGGAGCTGTGGGGCGGTTCGGCGGACCTGGCCGGCTCCAACAACACCACGCCCAAGGGCGAGCCCTCGTTCATCCCCGAGGAGCGGTCCACCAAGGCCTTCTCCGGACACCGCTACGGCCGGGTGCTGCACTTCGGGGTGCGCGAGCACGGCATGGGCGCGATCCTCAACGGCATCGCGCTGCACGGCCCCACCCGCCCCTACGGCGGCACGTTCCTGGTCTTCAGCGACTACATGCGGCCGGCGGTGCGGCTGGCGGCGCTGATGAAGCTGCCGGTGACCTACGTGTGGACGCACGACTCCATCGGCCTGGGCGAGGACGGCCCCACCCACCAGCCGGTGGAACACCTGTGGTCGCTGCGCGCCATCCCCGGCCTGGCGGTGGTGCGCCCCGCCGACGCCAACGAGACGGCGGTGGCCTGGCGCACCATCCTGGAGCGCGGCGACGGCCCGGCGGCGCTGGCGCTGACCCGGCAGGCGGTCCCGGTGCTGGACCGCTCCGAGCTGGCGTCGGCGGAGCTGACCGCCCGCGGCGGCTACGTGCTGGCCGAGGCGAGCGACGGCCGCCCCCAGGCGATCATCATCGCCACCGGAAGTGAGGTGCAGATCGCACTGGAGGCGCGTTCCCGGCTGGAGGAGTCGGGTACGCCCACCCGTGTGGTGTCGATGCCGTGCCTGGAGTGGTTCAACGAGCAGGACGACGCCTACCGCCAGCAGGTGCTGCCGCCGTCGGTCCGGGTGCGCGTCTCGGTGGAGGCCGGGGTCGCCCTGGGCTGGCGCGAACTGATCGGTGAGCACGGCGAGTCGGTGAGTCTGGAGCACTTCGGCGCCTCGGCGCCGTACGCGACCCTGTACGAGCAGTTCGGGATCACCTCCGACCGGGTGGTGGCGGCGGTGCACGCCAGCGTCGCCAAGCTCGGCGGCGACCGGGGATCGACGACAGGCAACTGA
- a CDS encoding PrsW family intramembrane metalloprotease has protein sequence MRPLDTKAILEGRTPGRHSVGLIVGIVVSVLCMLLMLGYLLFSGFAGAGSEGVVAFLVSLVAAVVPVTVLVPLILLLDRLEPEPNSVLLFAFLWGAGVAVLASFVLNTLGMELYTVPVFGEDLGAYLSAAVGAPLVEESAKGLALLLLLWRRRHEIDSATDGIIYAAMIATGFAFVENVSYFLGALFTEGTVGFAVTFVLRGVIAPLGHPLYTAMIGLGVAYAATRPAGVGRLVMPFLGWVGAVVLHALWNGSTAFGWTGLGLVYALLFCVLVALVVVAVRDRHRQVAAIATYLPPYIPTGLVTPSDIQMLSTMKGRKRARAWARRTAGVRGRRAMEDYQLAATELALLHRRLDRGVAVSAWWERRDAILALMHMAREAFQGRTARPAAPAWAQQPTDSGFLRRADFQHVIAQAHAQRGGAPPQPPATGW, from the coding sequence ATGCGTCCCCTAGACACCAAAGCGATCCTGGAAGGTCGCACGCCCGGACGCCACTCCGTCGGTCTGATCGTCGGCATCGTGGTGAGCGTCCTGTGCATGTTGCTGATGCTCGGCTACCTGCTGTTCAGCGGTTTCGCCGGTGCCGGGAGCGAGGGAGTCGTCGCGTTCCTCGTCAGCCTGGTGGCGGCCGTCGTCCCCGTGACCGTCCTCGTCCCCCTCATCCTGCTGCTGGACCGGCTCGAACCGGAGCCGAACTCGGTCCTGCTGTTCGCCTTCCTGTGGGGCGCGGGCGTGGCGGTGCTGGCCTCGTTCGTGCTCAACACCCTGGGCATGGAGCTGTACACCGTGCCGGTGTTCGGTGAGGACCTGGGCGCCTACCTGAGCGCCGCGGTGGGAGCGCCGCTGGTGGAGGAGAGCGCCAAGGGACTGGCCCTGCTGTTGCTGCTGTGGCGGCGGCGCCACGAGATCGACTCGGCCACCGACGGCATCATCTACGCGGCCATGATCGCCACCGGGTTCGCCTTCGTGGAGAACGTCTCCTACTTCCTCGGAGCGCTGTTCACCGAGGGCACCGTCGGGTTCGCGGTCACCTTCGTGCTGCGCGGTGTCATCGCGCCGCTGGGCCACCCGCTCTACACCGCGATGATCGGCCTGGGGGTCGCCTACGCCGCCACCCGTCCGGCCGGGGTGGGCCGCCTGGTCATGCCGTTCCTCGGCTGGGTCGGCGCGGTCGTGCTGCACGCGCTGTGGAACGGCTCCACCGCGTTCGGCTGGACCGGGCTGGGACTGGTCTACGCGCTGCTGTTCTGCGTGCTGGTGGCGCTCGTCGTGGTGGCGGTGCGCGACCGCCACCGCCAGGTCGCGGCCATCGCCACCTACCTGCCGCCCTACATTCCCACCGGCCTGGTCACCCCGTCGGACATCCAGATGCTCAGCACCATGAAGGGACGCAAACGGGCGCGGGCCTGGGCCCGGCGCACCGCGGGCGTGCGGGGACGCCGGGCGATGGAGGACTACCAGCTGGCCGCCACCGAACTCGCCCTGCTGCACCGGCGGCTGGACCGCGGTGTGGCGGTCTCCGCCTGGTGGGAGCGGCGCGACGCCATCCTGGCGCTCATGCACATGGCCCGCGAGGCCTTCCAGGGCCGTACCGCCCGTCCCGCGGCGCCGGCCTGGGCGCAGCAGCCCACCGACTCCGGATTCCTGCGGAGGGCGGACTTCCAGCACGTCATCGCCCAGGCGCACGCCCAACGCGGCGGTGCTCCGCCGCAGCCGCCCGCTACCGGGTGGTAG
- a CDS encoding helix-turn-helix domain-containing protein — translation MVALSSRPGADDVRIARNALPRVRRYLQDHPENPSIVPVVVEDDGEKLVLPRAALELLAGVLAHMAAGRGVSIVPAHAELTTQEAADLLNVSRPHLIGLLNAGEIEYRKVGTHRRVRADSLLDYMRRDDQRRREAADELSALNRELGLD, via the coding sequence ATGGTCGCGCTGTCGTCCCGCCCCGGAGCGGATGACGTACGAATCGCTCGGAATGCCCTGCCCCGTGTCCGCCGGTATCTGCAGGACCATCCGGAGAATCCGTCGATCGTTCCGGTTGTCGTCGAGGACGACGGTGAGAAGTTGGTCCTGCCCCGTGCGGCGCTGGAACTGCTGGCCGGGGTGCTCGCTCACATGGCGGCCGGACGGGGGGTCTCCATCGTTCCCGCACACGCCGAGTTGACCACCCAGGAGGCGGCAGACCTGCTGAACGTTTCGCGGCCGCACCTCATCGGTCTGCTCAACGCCGGAGAGATCGAGTACCGGAAGGTGGGGACACATCGTCGGGTGCGGGCCGACTCCCTGTTGGACTACATGCGCCGTGACGACCAACGGAGACGCGAGGCCGCTGACGAGCTGTCGGCCTTGAACAGGGAGTTGGGGCTCGACTGA
- a CDS encoding acyl-CoA dehydrogenase family protein: protein MVDFALTEEQREIRDWVRTFVERELMPLEQEVLRRERTGEGHGLTPQELHDLRQLAKKSDFWGIQTPVEYGGMGLDAITTALVEIELGRTFVPFSFGGSADNILYYANEEQKKRYLLPTIAGERKSCFAITEPGAGSDAKAIRTRAHKDGDHWVINGEKTFITGGNEADFVMVFAVTDPEKGADGGVTCFLVDREAGWRSEPILTMGEWGPASLVFDNVRVPESNVLGEVGQGFALAMKWIGRGRYLLPARALGACERLLSMAIEYANTRETFGKPIAERQAIQWMIADSQVEIEALRLLVLNAAWQVDNDRDSRHAQSIAKLYGGQKANEIVDRVLQIHGGMGYTRELPIERWYRELRLLRIYEGTDEIQRRTIARDLLKGYVKVGATLG from the coding sequence ATGGTCGACTTCGCACTGACCGAGGAACAGCGGGAGATCCGCGACTGGGTGCGCACCTTCGTCGAGCGCGAACTCATGCCTCTCGAACAGGAGGTGCTGCGCCGCGAACGGACCGGCGAGGGGCACGGGTTGACCCCGCAGGAGTTGCACGACCTCCGCCAGCTCGCCAAGAAGTCCGACTTCTGGGGGATCCAGACGCCCGTCGAGTACGGCGGCATGGGCCTGGACGCGATCACCACGGCACTGGTGGAGATCGAACTGGGCCGCACGTTCGTGCCGTTCAGCTTCGGCGGCAGCGCCGACAACATCCTCTACTACGCCAACGAGGAGCAGAAGAAGCGCTACCTGCTGCCCACGATCGCGGGCGAGCGCAAGTCCTGCTTCGCCATCACCGAGCCCGGCGCGGGGTCGGACGCCAAGGCGATCCGCACCCGGGCGCACAAGGACGGCGACCACTGGGTGATCAACGGCGAGAAGACGTTCATCACCGGCGGCAACGAGGCCGACTTCGTCATGGTGTTCGCCGTCACCGACCCGGAGAAGGGCGCCGACGGCGGGGTGACCTGCTTCCTGGTGGACCGCGAGGCGGGCTGGCGGTCCGAGCCCATCCTCACCATGGGCGAGTGGGGGCCGGCCTCCCTGGTCTTCGACAACGTCCGGGTGCCGGAGTCCAACGTGCTCGGCGAGGTCGGCCAGGGCTTCGCGCTGGCGATGAAGTGGATCGGCCGGGGCCGCTACCTGCTTCCGGCCCGCGCCTTGGGCGCCTGCGAACGGCTGCTGAGCATGGCCATCGAGTACGCCAACACGCGCGAGACCTTCGGCAAGCCGATCGCCGAACGCCAGGCCATCCAGTGGATGATCGCCGACTCCCAGGTGGAGATCGAGGCGCTGCGCCTGCTGGTGCTCAACGCCGCCTGGCAGGTGGACAACGACCGGGACTCCCGGCACGCCCAGTCCATCGCCAAGCTGTACGGCGGCCAGAAGGCCAACGAGATCGTCGACCGGGTGCTGCAGATCCACGGGGGCATGGGCTACACCCGCGAACTCCCCATCGAACGCTGGTACCGCGAGCTGCGACTGCTGCGCATCTACGAGGGGACCGACGAGATCCAGCGCCGCACCATCGCGCGTGACCTGCTCAAGGGTTACGTCAAGGTGGGCGCCACGCTGGGGTGA
- a CDS encoding COX15/CtaA family protein — protein MTASPRSVALAADDLTILNLPLWAWQVAFCVVGVVALALLARTIWHPTTASLRWWALGNVVVNSGIAVTGATVRVTSSGLGCSEWPKCTPESFVPVGTGHSAFHAAIEFGNRTLTFLVLAVGVIVLVATVRMRPRRRDLLVMAALVPVGVFGQAVVGGITVWSDLHPASVGAHFVLSVLVVILTMAYYVRCREPQGRLRPTVTPLLRLTATALVPVGLVLIVAGVVVTGTGPHGGDAAAPRWDFPLESVTRVHSLLAWLTTALTVAVLVMALRSAAPRPVRVQAWLLLAVLLAQGVLGYAQYLLGLPAWMVVLHVLGSLLTWTAILRLYFATAERVAVAAPAAPATTR, from the coding sequence ATGACAGCCTCTCCCCGGTCTGTCGCGCTCGCGGCGGACGACCTCACGATCCTGAACCTGCCGCTGTGGGCGTGGCAGGTGGCGTTCTGCGTCGTCGGCGTGGTGGCGCTGGCGCTGTTGGCCCGCACGATCTGGCATCCCACGACCGCGTCGCTGCGCTGGTGGGCGCTGGGCAACGTCGTCGTCAACTCCGGGATCGCGGTGACCGGGGCGACGGTGCGCGTCACCTCCTCGGGACTGGGCTGCTCGGAGTGGCCCAAGTGCACCCCGGAGAGCTTCGTGCCGGTGGGCACCGGCCACTCGGCGTTCCACGCGGCCATCGAGTTCGGCAACCGCACCCTGACGTTCCTGGTGCTCGCCGTCGGAGTGATCGTGCTGGTGGCGACGGTGCGCATGCGGCCGCGCAGGCGCGACCTGCTCGTCATGGCCGCCCTGGTGCCGGTCGGCGTGTTCGGCCAGGCGGTCGTCGGCGGCATCACGGTCTGGAGCGACCTGCACCCGGCCTCGGTGGGCGCGCACTTCGTGCTGTCGGTCCTCGTGGTGATCCTCACGATGGCCTACTACGTGCGCTGCCGCGAGCCGCAGGGGAGGCTGCGGCCCACCGTGACGCCGCTGCTGCGCCTGACCGCCACCGCGCTGGTGCCGGTGGGCCTGGTCCTGATCGTCGCCGGTGTCGTGGTCACCGGAACCGGTCCGCACGGCGGCGACGCCGCCGCCCCCCGCTGGGACTTCCCCCTGGAGTCGGTGACCCGCGTCCACTCGCTGCTGGCGTGGCTCACCACCGCGCTGACCGTGGCGGTGCTCGTCATGGCGCTGCGCTCGGCGGCGCCGCGCCCGGTGCGCGTCCAGGCGTGGCTGCTGCTGGCCGTGCTGCTCGCCCAGGGCGTACTCGGCTACGCGCAGTACCTGCTGGGCCTGCCCGCCTGGATGGTCGTGCTGCACGTGCTGGGCTCGCTGCTGACCTGGACGGCGATCCTGCGACTGTACTTCGCCACCGCCGAACGCGTGGCCGTCGCCGCCCCGGCCGCCCCCGCTACCACCCGGTAG
- a CDS encoding TetR/AcrR family transcriptional regulator: protein MARPRTPLLSRTRIQEAALALVDRDGLQGLSMRKLAQELGVQAPSLYSHYRTKEELLNDVVDRITADIDVSGFKNGDWRHGLTVWARSYRDALAAHPNMVAFIASGPGRREEALRRADAIHGGLVSAGWPARLATMIGASTRYLVVGAAINSFARGFDADARVYQDRYPNLSQAHRLPELAAEIDNDSFELALRAFIAGLETLYPRQATRAEAESRHA from the coding sequence GTGGCTCGCCCCAGGACACCGCTGCTGAGTCGGACACGCATCCAGGAGGCCGCGCTGGCCCTGGTCGACCGCGACGGACTGCAGGGACTGTCCATGCGCAAGCTCGCCCAGGAGCTCGGCGTCCAGGCCCCGTCGCTGTACAGCCACTACCGCACCAAGGAGGAACTGCTCAACGACGTCGTCGACCGCATCACCGCCGACATAGACGTCTCCGGCTTCAAGAACGGGGACTGGCGGCACGGGCTCACCGTGTGGGCGCGCTCCTACCGCGACGCCCTGGCCGCGCACCCCAACATGGTCGCCTTCATCGCCTCCGGTCCGGGCCGCCGCGAGGAGGCACTGCGCCGCGCCGACGCGATCCACGGCGGACTCGTCTCCGCGGGCTGGCCCGCCCGGCTGGCCACCATGATCGGAGCCTCCACCCGCTACCTGGTGGTCGGCGCCGCGATCAACTCCTTCGCCCGCGGCTTCGACGCCGACGCCCGCGTCTACCAGGACCGCTACCCCAACCTCTCCCAGGCGCACCGCCTGCCCGAACTCGCCGCCGAGATCGACAACGACAGTTTCGAACTCGCCCTGCGCGCCTTCATCGCGGGACTGGAGACGCTCTACCCCCGCCAGGCCACCCGCGCCGAGGCCGAGTCCCGGCACGCCTGA
- a CDS encoding heme o synthase: MTLLSRSSTAPESGAAADPATGGESRSSSFVSYVRAYVALSKPRVIELLLITTIPVMFVAAKGVPPLGVAVATLVFGTMSAASANAINCYIDRDIDRAMRRTRRRPTAMQQVTPRGTMVYGLVMAVLSTVGFVVFVNWLAAALSLFAIAFYIFVYTLLLKRRTAQNVVWGGIAGCMPVLIGWAAITERLDWAPFILFLVVFFWTPPHTWALAMRYREDYAAANVPMLPVVASDRRVMLECVLYSWATVVVSLLLWPIADTTLLYPAAAGVLGAVLLVQAHRLHRQVRSGVSGAKLKTMGFFHLSNAYLALLFVAVTIDPLLANAVG; the protein is encoded by the coding sequence ATGACTCTTCTCAGCCGCTCCTCCACCGCCCCCGAGTCCGGTGCGGCGGCCGACCCCGCGACCGGGGGCGAGTCCCGCTCCTCCTCGTTCGTCTCCTACGTCCGCGCCTACGTGGCCCTGTCCAAGCCGCGGGTCATCGAGCTGCTGCTGATCACCACCATCCCGGTGATGTTCGTGGCGGCCAAGGGCGTGCCGCCGCTGGGGGTGGCCGTGGCCACACTGGTGTTCGGCACCATGTCGGCGGCCAGCGCCAACGCCATCAACTGCTACATCGACCGCGACATCGACCGCGCGATGCGGCGCACCCGCCGCAGGCCCACCGCCATGCAGCAGGTCACCCCGCGCGGCACGATGGTCTACGGGCTGGTCATGGCGGTGCTGTCCACCGTCGGCTTCGTGGTGTTCGTCAACTGGCTGGCGGCGGCGCTGTCGCTGTTCGCGATCGCCTTCTACATCTTCGTCTACACCCTGCTGCTCAAGCGCCGCACCGCGCAGAACGTCGTGTGGGGCGGCATCGCGGGCTGCATGCCGGTGCTCATCGGCTGGGCGGCGATCACCGAACGCCTCGACTGGGCGCCGTTCATCCTGTTCCTGGTGGTGTTCTTCTGGACGCCGCCGCACACCTGGGCGCTGGCCATGCGCTACCGCGAGGACTACGCCGCCGCGAACGTCCCCATGCTGCCGGTGGTGGCCAGCGACCGCCGGGTGATGCTGGAGTGCGTGCTGTACTCGTGGGCGACCGTGGTGGTCTCGCTGCTGCTGTGGCCGATCGCCGACACCACCCTGCTGTACCCGGCGGCCGCCGGAGTGCTGGGCGCGGTGCTGCTGGTCCAGGCGCACCGCCTGCACCGCCAGGTCCGTTCCGGGGTGAGCGGGGCCAAGCTCAAGACCATGGGCTTCTTCCACCTGTCCAACGCCTACCTGGCGCTGCTGTTCGTCGCGGTGACCATCGACCCGCTGCTGGCCAACGCCGTCGGCTGA